One Salvia miltiorrhiza cultivar Shanhuang (shh) chromosome 6, IMPLAD_Smil_shh, whole genome shotgun sequence genomic window, CCAAAGATATGATATTAATGTTGTGATTGGTATCTTGAGATGGGATTAAccattattttgaatttattatccAATTATGGATATTGATGTGAActtgtttttatttcttttgtttaatATTCAGCTACTTCATCTTCCGCTGCCACAATATCTTCTAACATCAATTCTGTGTCCATGCTTAATGGGACTAATTTCAAGGAATGGAAAAGGCACTTGATGATAGTGCTTGGCTGTATGGAATTAGACCTTGCACTTAGGGCGGAACAATCCGCACCTCTCACTGCAGATAGCGCCCCTGATGATAAAAGGGATTTTGAGAGGTGGGACCGTTCTAACCGCATGAGTCTAATGATCATGAAACACAGCATTCCGAATGCCTTTAGGGGTCCAGATTCTGAGGAGATTACTTGTGCTAAAGATTTCCTTGACGAAATTGATCAGCGTTTTGCGAAAAACGATAAGGTTAAGGGTCAAGGAAACGTTTTTACTTTGGTCTGTTCTGAGGTTAATTTAACTTCAGTACCTAGAAATACTTGGTGGGTAGACACTGGTGCTACTACTCACATAAGTATTTCTATGCAGGATTTTTGAGCTGCCGAAAGCCGAGTGATGATGAAAGACACATCTTTATGGGCGATGAAAATTCGGTGGAAGTGGAAGCAATTGGACATTTTAGGTTGTTATTAGAAACTGGTTTCTATTTGGATTTGAAAGACACATTTGTTGTACCGTCTTTTAGACGGAATTTGGTTTCTGTTTCTTTGTTGGACAAATTTGGTTATTGTTGTTCATTTGGAAACAATCAGTTTACTTTGTCTTTGAATTCAAATGTTGTTGGAACCGGTTATTTAAGTGCCTATGACAACCTTTATTTGTTGGGAACAATTGCATCATATAACGAAACCTTGCACGTGGAATCACGTGGTACTAAacgcaaattaaataaagaaaattctgCATCATTATGGCACAAGCGTTTAGGTCATATCTCAAGAGGTAAAGTTGAACGTCTTGTGCATGATGGCATTTTGGAATCACTTGACTTCACAGACTTTAATGTCTGTGTAGATTGCATAAAGGGAAAACAGACCAAAATTAAGAGATTAGGTGCCAACAGAACTACAGACGTCTTAGAATTAATTCATACTGATATTTGTGGGCCATTCCCTACAGCATCTTGGAATGGTCAACAATATTTCATTACATTTACAGATGACTATTCACGTTATGGCTACCTATATCTAATTCATGAGAAATCTCAATCTTTGGACGTGTTCAAAGCTTATAAAGCTGAAGTTGAGAATCAACTCAACAAAAGAATTAAGATCGTCAGATCTGATCGTGGTGGTGAATACTACGGTAGATATGATGGATCAGGTGAACAACGTCCAGGACCATTTGCTAAATTCCTAGAGGAATGTGGTATCGTCCCACAATACACAATGCCAGGGTCGCCTAGCATGAATGGTGTATCTGAAAGACGAAATAGGACTCTTAAGGATATGGTGAGGAGCATGATTGCTCATTCTACCTTACCCGAGTCCCTCTGGGGAGAAGCATTAAAGACAGCAGCTTACATTCTAAATCGAGTACCAACTAAAGTAGCAGCTAAAACACCTTATGAGCTTTGGACTGGTCGAAAGCCTAGTCTAAAACACTTTCATATTTGGGGATGTCCTGCTGAGGCAAAGCCTTATAGGCCACATGAAAAGAAATTGGACTCCAAAACAGTTAGCAGCTATTTTATTGGTTACTCTGAGAGATCTAGGGGCTATAAGTTTTATGATCCCACATCTAGAAATATTTTTGAGACGGGAACTGCAGTGTTCTTCGAGGATGTTGAGTTTGAGGGGAGAAATAAGGTTAGAGACATTGTCTTTGAGGAGGAATTGAGTTCAACTTCAGTTCCTACTATCACTTTTGACGATGTTCACGTGTCCGCACCTACCATTGATCAAGAAGTGAATCCAGAACCTCAACAAGACAATGTTGAAATCTCCATTCCAGAAGTGCAACCTCAACAACCTCAAGAACAAGTGTCATTAAGGAGATCCACGAGAGAAAGGAGAAATGCAATTTCGGATGATTACATTGTATTTCTTCTTGAACATGAGGACAATGGAATGATGGAAGATGATCCTATCAACTCTCATCAAGCCTTGAAAAGTTCTAACTCTCAAAATTGGATGGATGCCATGAAAGAAGAGTTTGATGCTATGCAATATAATACCGTTTGGAGAATTGTCCCATTATCTGAAGGTGTTGAACCAATTGGTCGTAAATGGCTATTTAAAACCAAAAGGGATGCAAATGGTAATGTGGAGAGGTATAGGGTACGCCTTGTAGCCAAAGGCTATACTCAGAAAGAAGGCATCGATTTCAATGAGACTTTCTCTCCAGTTTCATCGAAAGACTCTTTTAGGATAATTATGGCGCTTGTTGCTCATCTTGATCTTGAGTTACATCAGATGGATGTAAAGACTGCGTTTCTCAATGGAGACATTGAAGAAACAATTTATATGTGGCAACCAGAACACTTTGAGGTGGGAGACCCAAAGAAAATGGTTTGCAAATTAGAGAAATCCATCTATGGACTCAAACAAGCTTCTCGTCAATGGTACCACAAATTTCATCAGGTAATTATCTCATTTGGTTTTGAGACGAACGTTGCCGATGATTGTGTGTATCACAAGTTCAGTGGGAGTAAGTGTATATTTCTGGTTCTATATGTCGATGACATATTGCTTGTCACTAATGATATGGGCTTATTGCACGAAACCAAGAGATTTCTATCAAAcaaatttgagatgaaagatcTTGGAGAAGCCTCTTTTGTGTTTGGGTATTGAGATACATCGTGATCGTTCTCGAGGCATCCTCGGATTATCACAAAAGAGCTATATCAATAAAATACTCAAAAGGTTCGGCATGCAAGATTGTAAACCAGGTGATACCCCTATTTCTAAATGAGACAAGTTTAGTCTAAAACAATGCCCAAAAGGTAACCTTGAAATTCAAGAAATGCAGAAGATTCCATATGCATCAGTAGTTGGAAGTCTTATGTATGCTCAAGTATGTACGCGTCCGGATATTTCGTACATTGTTGGGATGTTAGGAAGATATTTAAGCAACCCTGGTATGGAACATTGGAGAGCAGCCAAAAAGGTTTTAAGGTATCTTCAGAGAACAAAAGATTACATGCTCACGTATAGAAAATCAGATAATTTGGAGGTCGTAGGATATTCGGATTCTGATTTTGCTGGATGCCAAGATAGTCATAAATCAACATCAGGCTATGTTTATCTATTGGCTGGAGAAGCTATATCTTGGAAAAGTGTCAAACAGACACTAGTAGCTTCTTCAACCATGGAGGCAGAGTTTGTAGCATGCTATGAGGCATCAAACCATGGAATATGGTTGCGAAATTTTGTCACTGGGCTGCGCGTTTTGGAGAATGTTGAAAGACCACTCAAGCTATTCTGTGACAATAAATCAGCAGTACTGTATTCCAACAACAACAAGAGCTCGTCAAAGTCAAAACACATCGACATAAAGTTCCTTGTTGTTAAAGAAAGAGtgcaaaataaacaaatatctATAGAGCATATTGGGACAAACTCCATGATTGCGGATCCGTTCACAAAAGGCTTACCACCCAAGGTCTTTCATGAGCATGTTGCTCGTATGGGtgttgtatcatttgatgatattatgGTTTAGTGGGAGTTTGTATTCCATTTGTTTTATATTGGTTTCAGATGCTTGTGTATTTGAGTATTTTCTGCAAAAATAAAGTATTAAGTATTTCACTCTTTTGTGACCTCACTTAGTTTAAAGAGGACCAGTCGAAAATATACATGTTTGATTAACATTGCGTGTTATTTTCGTTTGACCATTGATCTATGTCATTTGACTATATTTGTATATGTGACCATTGATGAGTTAAGTCATGTTTTTTATGACGAAAACTGCTTTGATCCTATATGTTTATAGTTGATGGACGAGATTGTTAAAGAATATACATTTTATGATAGCATATTAAGAGCTCATAAAGTCTTACATTTATTATGTTATATATGTTacccaagtgggagattgttggattaaattcttaattaatccaattagtggacaaatatatatataattaatgtaaataaatattatcatattatgtatatattaaatgttatatttattatttgttgagggaccaaataataaatatggataACTTGAGAAGTTATAAATATGGGGTCTGGTCCCCGGGAAACTGTACCGTTCTGTATTCTTTTTCCCATCAAAAGAAATACTCTAAAAGAAGATACTGTATTCCTGGAAGATCAAATCTTCATACAAAATTCGTAATGGCTTCAGGTTAGTGATTCCGGTTtaattattttcagtttatcatCATAGATTCTGTGGTAATTACATGAATTACTTCTAACAAATGTCTGATTTCAGTATCATTGAAGGGTCTTGCAGAAAAACATTACACATACATAAATATAGACTTGCcttttactccatccgtcccattatttaagACACACTTTCTttattgggttgtcccactatTTTAGTCACatttatattattagaaaaaaTTAGGATATCTTTAACGTTAATTAATGACTATCCTAATCTACCTATAAAATTCCTAACCCTAATGGATCGACCCATACCCCCCGAGGCATTCCGCCATCTCTCATCCACTTATCTTGCGTCGCCCACCTCTGAAACCCTAAATCTTCTGTCGTCTTCTACCGTCGCTCTTCATCTGGAACCCTAAATCTTCTGCCGTGAACGATGAGTGAAAAGTTAGGATGGAAAGTTTATTTGAGCGATCTATTCGTCCCTGATTCGGAGGATTTCAAACCCTTCGATTGATTGCCTCCGTTGCCCTATTTTTCGTTTGTGATAACGGAATGAGATATGGTTGGAGCCGAGGAGTCTTTTGGTGGTGCGTCGGAGGAGGGGCTCACGGCAGGCGACAAAGCCCTCGATAAAGGCCTATCTTCGATCCGTCAGTCGATTTACCGCCGCCCCTGTGTCACCGTGAAGAAGCCCccaaagaaaatagaaaattccCTCATCTGCAACGAAAAATGGGACAACATCATCCCGAGCGAAAGGGTGGAGGCCGTCGTCGATGATGGTGGGAGATGCGTTCCCCTGCTTTGCAAGGAATGCTTGAGATCATGTTTCCTCAACTGTTTCGGATGAGATCTTTCTTGTTGCTTGTTATTCTGTGATGCTTGTTAGATCTATGGTCTTTTGGCCGAGAGAACTATGTGGTAGATGGGTTGTTTTGAAATGATAAGAACATGCTCATCAAATTATTTGTCCCTTTTCGCTATATCTATGGTTATTTGAACTTTTAAAATGAGAGATTGGAATGTGTCCCTTTTTTTGGTTGAAGCTTAAGTTTGATGGAGTTTGATTACTATCTGGGCTGTGACTCTAATGTTCTTACTGTGATGATTTTCTTATTGTGAATGGGGCTATGTCCCTAGTGTTCTTGATGTGAAGATTTTCTTATTGTGGATATGGTTGTGTCCCTAGTGTTCTTGTTGTTGATGGGGCTGTGTCCCTAGTATTCTTGTTGTGATGAGTTTCTTGTTATGGATGGGGCTGTGTTTTTTGCTTTCAACATTGATAATCTGACCTTGTGCTTGTTGTTCTTTGACAGCCTTCCGCAACCGAGTTGCTCCTACAATATTCAAACTTGGACATGCCTTTTGAGTCCCATAGACAAGCTTCTCATCGTTGCTATGTTGAAGAAGAAGCAACACTATAGCTTGTCTCTCTTGTAATGAGagatcttttctttttgttatgattgtgatttttttttttattattatttttattttgcactCCAATTTGTGGGAATTAAGAAGTGGCAGATttgtcctatttatagattgCAAATTTAGAGTATGATGagaatctatttattatatgaaaacacagtttgtggcaaaattgtaataaaagaatcaatcaaatggtatttataaaactcaacaaatcctatatattttctctctcctctctcccctCTCCTCTATCCTTTTTTCATCATACGCATTCTTTAATTTTctatactctctctctcatattctctttttcatattttgatgatttttttaaaaaatcaaattttatttataaaaaatattctatatatatcttaaattaaagataaatgcaagatctttgattcggtgtcaaataattattcaactcttttattagtattctaataaattctaataatataatttattttcctacttatcaattgaagcttttctaataagatgacataggtaatgagctaacttagaaaaaataattttatgcatgattagctcatgttttaaaaatatatattgtgatgtgaaaattctttttttattatttcttcgtttcttttaatttgaatgatgtgtttattctataattttagggaagaaaataaagttttccatcaaatagatggaaaattaaaaacgatacttttcaaaattataaaataaaattaaggatctttactgagtaatcgatgtagattattttattttataagaaaaaataatttacatttacttatattct contains:
- the LOC130990508 gene encoding secreted RxLR effector protein 161-like codes for the protein MQKIPYASVVGSLMYAQVCTRPDISYIVGMLGRYLSNPGMEHWRAAKKVLRYLQRTKDYMLTYRKSDNLEVVGYSDSDFAGCQDSHKSTSGYVYLLAGEAISWKSVKQTLVASSTMEAEFVACYEASNHGIWLRNFVTGLRVLENVERPLKLFCDNKSAVLYSNNNKSSSKSKHIDIKFLVVKERVQNKQISIEHIGTNSMIADPFTKGLPPKVFHEHVARMGVVSFDDIMV